TATTCAGAATTAAGCACAGAACACACATTGTCACTTTCCGTATTCTCCAATGGCTTCCTCTGTGGCCATGAAACTTTCGTTCATCCTCCTCCTTGCGCTGTTTTCCTCCATGAAAACACAAGCAAGAGACAGCCAATTCTTTGACAAAGTGTCCTCCACGACCACCAATGTTATCCCAAACAAAGAGCAACCTCTCAACAACCAACAAGAACCCAATTTCCTGCCGGAAAATGAAAATGGCTACGGACTTTACAGTCACGAATCTGGCCAACTTCCTCCCTCCGCCACCACAACAGCCGaacccaccaccaccaccacttcCACAACCGCTGAACCCCTCCATAAATACCTACCAAAGAACTACAACCCCGTGGCCTATGTAACAGAACCAGAAAACGTTCAAGACAGCAGCAATTCGTTCTCAGAGGATACTTACACCAACAGCCTAAAATACAACGACGACGAAAACAGCAACTACAAGGATGGCCGAAACTACTACGACAACCAGGCCGATCAGCAAGAATATCAGACACGAGAACCAAAGTACAGAAGCTACACAGCCAACACATTCACCGCAAACAACAGATACAGCAACGATAACTTCAACTATAACGGTGGCAGCAGTTTCAACAGCGGTCCACAAGGATTATCCGACACCAGGTTCGACAGCGGTGAGAATAACTTCTACAATGGCGACGAAGAGAGCAGCTTCCAGCCACAGGGGATGAGCGACACGAGATCCCTGGAAAATGGGAAGTATTTTTACGACATAAACAACGAGAAATACAGCGAAAACCACCCGTATGAAAGCTTCAAGGGGGGTCGAGCGAGGAACGAATACAATGACAGGAATTACTATGGAAACAGTTACCAGAACCAGTATGAGTTCCCAA
This is a stretch of genomic DNA from Primulina huaijiensis isolate GDHJ02 unplaced genomic scaffold, ASM1229523v2 scaffold205982, whole genome shotgun sequence. It encodes these proteins:
- the LOC140966401 gene encoding uncharacterized protein; this encodes MASSVAMKLSFILLLALFSSMKTQARDSQFFDKVSSTTTNVIPNKEQPLNNQQEPNFLPENENGYGLYSHESGQLPPSATTTAEPTTTTTSTTAEPLHKYLPKNYNPVAYVTEPENVQDSSNSFSEDTYTNSLKYNDDENSNYKDGRNYYDNQADQQEYQTREPKYRSYTANTFTANNRYSNDNFNYNGGSSFNSGPQGLSDTRFDSGENNFYNGDEESSFQPQGMSDTRSLENGKYFYDINNEKYSENHPYESFKGGRARNEYNDRNYYGNSYQNQYEFPKEQNLP